In Vicia villosa cultivar HV-30 ecotype Madison, WI linkage group LG7, Vvil1.0, whole genome shotgun sequence, the DNA window tcgatctctgagcttggcattttcttctgttagtcgagtattacggaggtgacttcctttaaGTTGAGTCTCAACTGCCATTCTTCGAGTGGcctcttcttccagtttctttttcatattctttactTCAACTCTAGCATCCCTTTCTATCTTGAGCTTATAAGCTTTCAAGTCTTCTCGGTACTCTCGCTTGAGTTTCTCTTCTGCTTCTTTCATGGCCCTTTTTAGGATCTTTTGGTGATCCTCGACAGTAACAGTAGTATCTCTTTCACCCTTTTCGgttctagccctcttttgaactctggaagatcctccctTCAGCATTTTGGCTTCGTGTGTCAACTCAACCTTTTTCTGGTCCACAAGACAAAGTTTCGGTTGCGCATCTGACTTCTTTTCGTGCAATTGGGTGCTTTCCATATTTACTGGGATGCAATTCTCAGCAGGCATAGTGGTAGTTGGAACCTTAGGTGGTTGCTTGTACAATgggttaaccttcgggaaaggcaacaggcgATCTTTAACTCTATTTTCAACCCAATCCGTGTAGGCTTGTTTGGCAACGACATTCTTTTCACCTAGAGAAATCTGATCACTCGTATGGATGTCATTCCAGGCACTTACCACTTTTTCTAAACCTTTTAGATCGGTTCCCTTctcaaagcaaacggattcaaatatctctttgtccaaaggcttgttttcaagtgcaaaacccaattgacgcagcgctagcttaggattataattgataacaCCTTTTGTTCCTATGAGAGGAACGTTGTCAAAAGTACCACAGCTAGTTATAACTTTCTCCACATCCATTCCAGTGGGACACCAGACAATGTCATTTCcggtaagccccatgatcctttgaggccatttctgaGTAGAAGTAATGAAAGGACCACTTGTAGGCAGGTGGGACTTAAACCAGGTGTATAACAACGGCAAACAATTTCTTATGGCTCCTCCTTTCCCATATCGAGAGTGAACAGAATAGTACGTATCGGCTAGCAAAGTAGGGACCGGATTCTTTTCCACCAAAAGACATATAGCAGCCagatcaacgaacttgtgaatgttaggGAACATCACGATCCCATAAATCAAAACGGCCAGAAGGGCGTTGAAGGCCTCCCACATCTTTTTGTTAGCCAACTCTTGGGCCCTCTCAACCAAGAAACTCATATAGAAACCATGGGTGTTACCGTTCTTTTTCCAATTTCCATGAACATCtcctatgctcaaataaagagcgttggcaatgtTGTTCAAATCTGGTTTCTCTGGGACACACACGAAAGGAAccttgtgttgaatcttgatattgagaaagtgagagtactcctcgagagtgggagccaactgatagcctgagaaggtgaaacaacgcaagtcaggatcatagaactggagaagagtagataaacCCCATTCGTCGACGTGTGAGTCCAAAAGAGTCAAGATGTTTCCATAATTCTCAGTGAACACAGTTTTATTATGACCGGTGATCAATCCACCCAATTGCCCCAACTGAACCAAACCTTCGCGATGGAAACTGTAAGTGTGAGTACGCCTTGTAGCTTCTCTGGTAGCGGTCACGTTGCTAGCCATCCTGGATGAAAAGTAATAACctcggataccctgaaaaatggcatgcatatgagaaataatactatttttcttcttttttttcttttttttttttactacatcttttctttcttttcttttttttttttttggaaggtaaatatgccatgatgtaaatgatgcaatggaagtttccccacatagga includes these proteins:
- the LOC131618896 gene encoding uncharacterized protein LOC131618896, with amino-acid sequence MASNVTATREATRRTHTYSFHREGLVQLGQLGGLITGHNKTVFTENYGNILTLLDSHVDEWEKPDLNNIANALYLSIGDVHGNWKKNGNTHGFYMSFLVERAQELANKKMWEAFNALLAVLIYGIVMFPNIHKFVDLAAICLLVEKNPVPTLLADTYYSVHSRYGKGGAIRNCLPLLYTWFKSHLPTSGPFITSTQKWPQRIMGLTGNDIVWCPTGMDVEKVITSCGTFDNGTDLKGLEKVVSAWNDIHTSDQISLGEKNVVAKQAYTDWVENRVKDRLLPFPKVNPLYKQPPKVPTTTMPAENCIPVNMESTQLHEKKSDAQPKLCLVDQKKVELTHEAKMLKGGSSRVQKRARTEKGERDTTVTVEDHQKILKRAMKEAEEKLKREYREDLKAYKLKIERDARVEVKNMKKKLEEEATRRMAVETQLKGSHLPS